In a single window of the Platichthys flesus chromosome 5, fPlaFle2.1, whole genome shotgun sequence genome:
- the LOC133953370 gene encoding coiled-coil domain-containing protein 40-like: protein MKRGGRSRGRKNTKNPAKQPKLLDDGGDTSDTGEEDESIETGAVEALHAGLKDIDDFRTEMKSELATLKKEMKRELKEELEDFKRDINQKLADTGKELATQTVRIAEAEQRIDETENRIVEVKEALLQTLKQQKILQEKFTDQEGRNRRNNIRIMCLEEGTEASSAAQFIEQLLKKELALPAEIDLQIQRACRALAPKPDSSKPPRSIVVNFLQYTTKEMVKTQSAMEGRYSQVDEDPKPQEGEASEDRAVSDPPECDSQDQIGPEPEDSAPEYDPSLSGEDENSQDSVQDNSAQMPVNINLSNLNTSEDMEDEEPLLEEEEEEEFLVLDPEHPLVRRQQAALNKQLREELERIEIQIKEKLGVEKSEASLIQEKGLTIFRIQEQLARLQTRLEEHHQNRTQAETEYRQAQDQLEAGNRHFSNISSQHSRAKADVSQLQAEVDNLSLHLVFAQRACEDLHSDVKANRTTRHKAGAEKNQAEEQKLKQDLYVERLTKELERLTQQVAMYESKACAQAEETQAARQVLSEVEMEMESLLMMRKQLLQLWNSSVLSLRRRDEDLSKMQEDVRTKEHQVILLDGEIEGFKKSTTIEQEKNEALTLQLNRVLMDGATSRKLIRQRQAQHEALQAEYSICIRILSDSENTLDRLTKESSSHQTHLNNQRRKSEKENAVRMELEDKIMTHMQQKLTHNKAAKYSQRLTSKKAELKKEKISQLWQLENEVVTVGLEIIEVSQHLESLSVTQEALNEEKAKYQRMITSNRAQITSFNALIEKKETTIANYNRKISKITASTGNEDLSPLQIKVDSLKAAIEELAANIKNDQQLWMKRQTTLVGLTREIEANSKNMHKLQIEHTVMQQKEIHFKYQIEAEHQEHRDLEKNTKMLREDLLKLNYMLSKNGQLSQALEKENVLMESDFLRRLKEAEQDSVEIQMTYEKTHDEKERLLNSLVEAERKILLWEKKIQLVKETRSALDSDVVHREIQMMKAEIHRSEAQLNQLKRQQEQLLRESEETVARRETVANRRKAMVHSSQKQATKGDLSRQAQGLRRKIKDVHKHLAECEQVIKDQQESQGYLADALAQQKQRLIELCSTSRTLDHDIVDLEDTKVRNLDHLLTLQNRAKKLQGVCEGRYKASSTRDSVRAALQTQTEHVHTTSAILHRVCEEFPQHQGPLRRLTLALAGRAQAI from the exons ATGAAAAGGGGAGGAAGATCAAGAGGACGAAAAAATACCAAAAACCCAGCTAAACAACCCAAACTGCTGGACGACGGAGGAGACACGTCGGACACGGGGGAAGAAGACGAAAGCATCGAGACCGGAGCTGTCGAAGCGCTGCATGCAGGTCTGAAAGACATCGACGACTTCAGAACGGAGATGAAAAGCGAGCTCGCCACActcaaaaaggaaatgaaaagagaactAAAGGAAGAACTCGAGGACTTTAAGAGAGACATTAACCAAAAGTTAGCAGACACGGGGAAGGAGCTAGCAACACAAACGGTGAGAATCGCGGAGGCTGAGCAAAGAATTGACGAGACGGAGAACAGGATTGTGGAGGTGAAAGAGGCGCTGCTCCAAACACTGAAGCAGCAGAAAATACTACAAGAAAAATTTACAGACCAAGAGGGAAGAAACCGGCGAAACAATATTCGGATTATGTGCCTGGAAGAGGGAACGGAGGCCAGCTCAGCTGCACAATTCATAGAACAGTTGTTAAAAAAGGAGCTTGCCTTGCCGGCAGAGATAGACCTGCAAATACAACGCGCATGCCGAGCTCTGGCACCAAAACCGGACTCCAGCAAACCCCCGAGATCTATCGTGGTGAATTTCCTCCAGTACACAACAAAAGAGATG GTTAAAACACAGAGTGCTATGGAAGGAAGGTACAGCCAAGTTGACGAAGACCCAAAGCCACAGGAAGGAGAGGCTTCAGAGGACAGGGCAGTTTCTGACCCACCAGAG TGTGACTCACAGGATCAGATAGGACCAGAGCCTGAAGACTCGGCCCCTGAGTATGACCCTTCCCTTAGTGGTGAGGATGAAAACTCCCAGGATTCTG tGCAAGACAACTCTGCTCAGATGCCGGTGAATATTAACCTCTCCAACCTCAATACGTCAGAAGAcatggaggatgaggagccactgctggaggaggaggaagaggaggaatttCTCGTTCTTGATCCTGAACAT CCCCTGGTCAGAAGGCAACAAGCTGCTCTGAACAAGcagctgagagaggagctggagaggatcGAGATTCAGATAAAGGAAAag CTCGGAGTTGAGAAGTCAGAGGCCAGCCTCATACAGGAGAAAGGCTTAACGATTTTCAGGATTCAGGAGCAGCTGGCCAGACTCCAAACAAGGCTTGAAGAGCATCATCAGAACAGGACACAGGCTGAAACCGAATATCGGCAGGCCCAGGATCAGCTGGAGGCAGGGAATAGACACTTTTCCAACATTAGCAGCCAGCACAGCAGAGCCAAAGCTGATG TGTCCCAGCTACAGGCAGAGGTCGACAACTTGTCGCTGCACCTCGTCTTCGCACAGAGAGCCTGTGAAGATCTGCATTCTGACGTCAAAGCCAATAGGACCACCAGACACAAAGCGGGAGCCGAGAAGAATCAGGCTGAAGAACAGAAACTGAAGCAG GATTTATATGTGGAGCGTCTGACGAAGGAACTGGAGAGGCTGACTCAGCAGGTTGCCATGTATGAGTCCAAGGCCTGTGCTCaagcagaggagacacaggcaGCCAGACAGGTCCTCTCTGAG gtggagatggagatggagtcTCTGTTGATGATGCgtaaacagctgctgcagctgtggaaCAGCAGCGTGTTGAGCTTGAGGAGACGAGATGAAGACCTCAGCAAGATGCAGGAGGATGTGCG CACAAAAGAGCACCAGGTTATCTTATTGGACGGAGAGATTGAAGGCTTCAAGAAATCCACCACTATAGAACAGGAGAAGAATGAGGCACTGACTCTGCAGCTGAACAGGGTCCTGATGGATGGAGCCACCTCCAGAAAGCTGATCAGGCAGAGACAGGCCCAGCACGAGGCTCTACAAGCAGAGTACAGCATCTGCATCCGCATCCTGAGCGACTCCGAGAACACCCTCGACAGGCTCACAAAG GAATCCAGCAGCCACCAGACTCATCTGAATAATCAGAGGAGGAAGTCGGAGAAAGAGAATGCTGTGCGTATGGAGCTGGAGGACAAGATCATGACCCACATGCAGCAGAAGCTTACCCACAACAAGGCTGCCAAGTACTCCCAAAGGCTCACCAGCAAGAAAGCTGAGCTCAAGAAAGAAAAG ATCTCTCAGCTGTGGCAGCTGGAGAATGAGGTGGTGACGGTGGGACTGGAGATCATTGAAGTCAGCCAGCATCTGGAGAGTCTCTCCGTCACTCAGGAAGCCCTCAATGAGGAGAAAGCAAAGTACCAAAGAATGATCACATCCAACCGGGCCCAGATTACTTCCTTCAATGCACTGATTGAAAAGAAGGAGACCACCATTGCCAACTACAACAGAAAGATCAGTAAAATCACAGCCAGCACTGGG AATGAAGACCTAAGTCCTCTGCAAATCAAGGTGGATTCGTTGAAGGCTGCTATCGAGGAGCTGGCAGCGAATATCAAGAATGACCAGCAGCTCTGGATGAAACGTCAGACGACTCTTGTCGGACTGACGCGTGAGATAGAGGCCAACAGCAAGAACATGCATAAACTGCAGATAGAGCACACTGTCATGCAGCAGAAAGAAATACATTTCAAGT ATCAGATTGAAGCAGAGCACCAAGAGCATAGAGATCTGGAGAAGAACACGAAGATGCTAAGAGAAGACCTGCTGAAGCTCAACTACATGCTCAGCAAGAACGGGCAGCTCAGCCAGGCACTGGAGAAGGAGAACGTGCTGATGGAGTCAGATTTTCTGCGGAGACTTAAG gaagcagagcaggACTCAGTGGAGATCCAGATGACATATGAGAAGACCCATGATGAGAAAGAAAGACTCCTCAACAGTCTGGTGGAAGCTGA GCGGAAGATCCTGCTGTGGGAGAAGAAGATCCAGCTTGTAAAAGAGACTCGTTCAGCTTTGGACTCTGACGTGGTCCACAGAGAAATCCAGATGATGAAGGCTGAGATACATCGTAGTGAG GCCCAACTCAACCAACTAaagaggcagcaggagcagtTGCTGAGGGAGAGTGAAGAGACAGTGGCGAGGAGGGAGACTGTTGCTAACCGTAGAAAGGCCATGGTCCACAGCTCACAAAAACAGGCTACAAAGGGCGACCTGAGCCGCCAAGCACAAGGCCTGCGGCGCAAGATCAAGGACGTGCACAAG CATTTGGCTGAGTGTGAGCAGGTGATCAAGGACCAACAGGAGAGCCAGGGGTATCTGGCTGACGCGCTTGCACAGCAGAAGCAGCGGCTGATAGAACTGTGCAGCACCAGCCGCACCCTGGACCATGACATTGTTGATCTCGAGGACACTAAAGTTAGG AACTTAGACCACCTGCTGACTCTACAGAACCGGGCTAAGAAGCTGCAGGGGGTGTGCGAGGGCCGCTACAAGGCTTCGTCCACCAGGGACTCAGTCAGAGCCGCTCTGCAAACCCAGACTGAGCATGTGCACACTACCTCTGCCATCTTGCACCGAGTCTGTGAAGAGTTCCCCCAGCACCAGGGGCCACTCCGCAGGCTAACGTTAGCGTTGGCAGGTCGTGCTCAGGCAATTTGA